The stretch of DNA TGGTTTCGATCTGGTCCGCAATCAACTCTCGGCTCGGCAGGGAGTATTTCATGCCGAAGTGTCCCATAGCGATCCCGTCACAAACAGCACCTCCGATATTGGCATGCCAGACATTGAAACCCTGACGTTTAAGCTCCTTCTCCAGTACGCGGCCCAGTTCCTCCAGGTGGGCATGGCCGGGGATGTGATTGGTGTAAGAATTAATAAGGGTGACAAAGGGCTTTCTCCGGTCCCTAAAGGATCGAATCACTCCCGCCCCCTTCATGAGGGCGGCCGCAGGAAGCATGGAGGTGCCCTCGGCCACGATGCGGCTGCCCCGGGCACGGATGTTTTCGATCCCCTCGTTTATAAAATGCTTTTTTTTCGGCATATAATCCTCCTTTCTTATCTCGACACCCCCCAGGGGAGAAGAGCCTTCAAAAGTTTATGGGGGGAGCGGGTGTATATCTTTATCCCGGATTATGCAATTGCCAAGTTTGCCGAAGATGCAAGGCCGCAAGGCGCGAAGACGTACTTTTAGTACTTCAAGCGCCTTACAACGCGGCAGATTCGGCAAAATCGGCAATCCCGAAGGGTGACAAATTTTGAATAGATCTGATGTTTCCTTACTGCACCTTTTCGGTGAATGTAATCAGATCTGGAAAGATGTCCAACACTCTATAATCATTAAATAAATGACTTCTTTCAAAATTTGTCATGCATAATCTGGGTTTATGTTTTTCAGAATCACAACAATGGTGCCGGCCTTCGTTCGGCGGGGAATCGAAGGAAAGACTCACTCCCTTGCCCTGGAACCCCATTCCCGGGCCTTCCGCCATCCCACAGATGCGCCCTGTACCGAATCGATTCCAGAGGAGTATGGTTTTATGTCCACCAGGGGCGAACCGTTCAAGGCGTCCATGCCCCGCACATCGAGCATTCTGCCGTGCCGCTTTAGGAGTTCAACGACACAGAATCCGATGGGATTAGGGCGGTTGGGAGAACGGGTGGCAAAAACACCGTGGATCTCGGGCCCCCAGGGGGTCCGGGTCCGGAGGATGCTCCTGTCCCCTTTATGCTGCCAGTAAAGAACGATGAGGTGGGAGCACTGGTCGATATCCAG from Deltaproteobacteria bacterium encodes:
- the tsaA gene encoding tRNA (N6-threonylcarbamoyladenosine(37)-N6)-methyltransferase TrmO produces the protein MEDHRLIWIGVVHSPYESSEDAPPQGRERDEVSTLEVFEEFEEGLLDIDQCSHLIVLYWQHKGDRSILRTRTPWGPEIHGVFATRSPNRPNPIGFCVVELLKRHGRMLDVRGMDALNGSPLVDIKPYSSGIDSVQGASVGWRKAREWGSRARE